A genome region from Clupea harengus chromosome 7, Ch_v2.0.2, whole genome shotgun sequence includes the following:
- the arid5a gene encoding AT-rich interactive domain-containing protein 5A isoform X2 — MVPDPGDNLAEDSNSVEVGAMEPSPNKETRGPETLDLTDTAEVTSSPDQLESEERAFVDNLYRFMKDRGTPIERIPHLGFKQINLWKIYKAVESLGGYDSVTARRLWKNVYDELGGSPGSTSAATCTRKHYERLVLPFERQLRGEEYKPLPPSKPRKLYKKSPDLKSVKPEAKRRKNKTEREEKTHSKETAHRGHHSQPGTCLHSSPWAFYQDQPHLDCPESQNKFGDPQTTALVVHEPHPPAPLGPTGIISPLEKKKLLAQASLCLLKSPKAEDSSKRPSVIQCPPSPDCSVQGSAHSSVDDSPLPLSSPSGTCSRSPSPNSLSSDECLTTTDPISSSSTDTKKRTQSSAPPPVPSRPALCKPVSCYPTHLDNLHLHHHQGVLQASPNQPGSTSAASKRAFHTWSPESQGGSLRPPVRRRPILTQSWVSSASSFTKVMPKSKDVFSPLSLHPFYKALPPPHEPTYKVYMRSGQEFNQSPNKLRVPTLHFIDKKDKGMHVLSKPPPSQPSIQHPATGLQVHYSGAENHLKGLPGQNANLCPTHLPMPQLNPHQPHLMPAVASFSPQYDFALQSYSYTLPFWQPLTGLYPYPSNARL; from the exons ATGG TGCCAGATCCTGGAGACAACTTGGCAGAGGACTCAAACTCAGTGGAAGTTGGAGCTATGGAGCCTTCTCCTAACAAG GAGACCAGAGGGCCTGAAACACTTGACCTTACCGATACAGCTGAGGTGACCTCCAGCCCTGATCAATTAGAATCTGAGGAGAGAGCCTTTGTTGATAACCTTTATCGTTTCATGAAGGATCGAGGCACTCCCATTGAGAGAATACCACATCTTGGCTTTAAACAAA TTAATCTGTGGAAAATCTACAAAGCAGTGGAGTCTCTTGGGGGATATGACTCT GTGACTGCACGGCGCTTGTGGAAGAATGTCTACGATGAACTGGGAGGAAGTCCAGGAAGCACAAGTGCAGCTACTTGTACCCGCAAACACTATGAGAG GCTTGTTCTACCTTTTGAAAGACAgctaagaggagaggagtataAACCCCTTCCCCCATCTAAACCTCGCAAACTGTACAAGAAGAGCCCGGACCTTAAGAGTGTCAAACCTGAGGccaagaggaggaagaacaagactgagagggaagaaaagacaCATTCTAAG GAAACAGCACATCGTGGCCACCACTCTCAGCCAGGGACATGCCTTCACTCCAGTCCCTGGGCATTTTACCAGGACCAACCCCACCTGGATTGCCCAGAATCCCAGAACAAGTTTGGGGATCCTCAGACAACTGCCCTTGTAGTCCATGAGCCTCACCCTCCTGCACCTTTAGGCCCCACTGGGATTATCTCTCCCTTGGAGAAGAAGAAGCTTCTGGCACAGGCCAGTCTGTGTCTCCTGAAGAGTCCAAAGGCCGAAGACAGCTCAAAGAGGCCATCGGTTATCCAGTGTCCTCCTTCCCCAGACTGTTCAGTGCAAGGCAGTGCCCATAGCTCCGTGGATGATTCCCCACTCCCTCTGTCCTCACCCTCTGGCACGTGCTCACGCAGCCCCTCACCTAATTCACTTTCATCTGACGAATGCTTAACAACGACTGACCCCATCAGCAGctcatccacagacacaaagaaaagGACCcagtcctctgctcctcctccagtaCCCAGCAGGCCTGCATTATGCAAACCTGTGAGCTGTTACCCCACACATCTGGACAACCTTCACCTGCACCATCACCAAGGTGTTCTTCAGGCAAGCCCAAACCAACCCGGTAGCACTTCTGCTGCCAGTAAAAGAGCCTTTCACACCTGGAGCCCTGAGAGCCAAGGGGGGAGTCTTAGGCCCCCTGTTCGAAGACGTCCCATCTTAACCCAGTCCTGGGTGTCCTCAGCTTCTAGTTTCACAAAAGTGATGCCCAAATCCAAGGATGTTTTCTCACCACTGTCCCTCCATCCTTTTTACAAAGCCTTGCCTCCTCCTCATGAGCCAACCTATAAAGTCTATATGAGAAGTGGTCAGGAATTCAATCAGTCCCCCAATAAACTACGAGTGCCTACCTTGCATTTCATAGACAAAAAAGATAAAGGCATGCATGTCTTGTCCAAACCACCTCCCAGCCAGCCGTCTATACAACATCCAGCCACGGGTCTTCAAGTACATTACTCGGGGGCAGAGAACCACCTTAAAGGTCTACCAGGTCAAAATGCAAATCTCTGTCCAACCCACCTGCCCATGCCTCAACTGAACCCACACCAGCCACATCTTATGCCAGCGGTTGCCAGCTTTTCTCCCCAATATGACTTTGCCCTTCAATCATACTCCTATACCCTGCCATTCTGGCAACCCCTGACTGGCCTGTACCCATACCCATCCAACGCTAGACTATGA
- the arid5a gene encoding AT-rich interactive domain-containing protein 5A isoform X1 gives MFLHAVPDPGDNLAEDSNSVEVGAMEPSPNKETRGPETLDLTDTAEVTSSPDQLESEERAFVDNLYRFMKDRGTPIERIPHLGFKQINLWKIYKAVESLGGYDSVTARRLWKNVYDELGGSPGSTSAATCTRKHYERLVLPFERQLRGEEYKPLPPSKPRKLYKKSPDLKSVKPEAKRRKNKTEREEKTHSKETAHRGHHSQPGTCLHSSPWAFYQDQPHLDCPESQNKFGDPQTTALVVHEPHPPAPLGPTGIISPLEKKKLLAQASLCLLKSPKAEDSSKRPSVIQCPPSPDCSVQGSAHSSVDDSPLPLSSPSGTCSRSPSPNSLSSDECLTTTDPISSSSTDTKKRTQSSAPPPVPSRPALCKPVSCYPTHLDNLHLHHHQGVLQASPNQPGSTSAASKRAFHTWSPESQGGSLRPPVRRRPILTQSWVSSASSFTKVMPKSKDVFSPLSLHPFYKALPPPHEPTYKVYMRSGQEFNQSPNKLRVPTLHFIDKKDKGMHVLSKPPPSQPSIQHPATGLQVHYSGAENHLKGLPGQNANLCPTHLPMPQLNPHQPHLMPAVASFSPQYDFALQSYSYTLPFWQPLTGLYPYPSNARL, from the exons ATGTTCCTCCATGCAGTGCCAGATCCTGGAGACAACTTGGCAGAGGACTCAAACTCAGTGGAAGTTGGAGCTATGGAGCCTTCTCCTAACAAG GAGACCAGAGGGCCTGAAACACTTGACCTTACCGATACAGCTGAGGTGACCTCCAGCCCTGATCAATTAGAATCTGAGGAGAGAGCCTTTGTTGATAACCTTTATCGTTTCATGAAGGATCGAGGCACTCCCATTGAGAGAATACCACATCTTGGCTTTAAACAAA TTAATCTGTGGAAAATCTACAAAGCAGTGGAGTCTCTTGGGGGATATGACTCT GTGACTGCACGGCGCTTGTGGAAGAATGTCTACGATGAACTGGGAGGAAGTCCAGGAAGCACAAGTGCAGCTACTTGTACCCGCAAACACTATGAGAG GCTTGTTCTACCTTTTGAAAGACAgctaagaggagaggagtataAACCCCTTCCCCCATCTAAACCTCGCAAACTGTACAAGAAGAGCCCGGACCTTAAGAGTGTCAAACCTGAGGccaagaggaggaagaacaagactgagagggaagaaaagacaCATTCTAAG GAAACAGCACATCGTGGCCACCACTCTCAGCCAGGGACATGCCTTCACTCCAGTCCCTGGGCATTTTACCAGGACCAACCCCACCTGGATTGCCCAGAATCCCAGAACAAGTTTGGGGATCCTCAGACAACTGCCCTTGTAGTCCATGAGCCTCACCCTCCTGCACCTTTAGGCCCCACTGGGATTATCTCTCCCTTGGAGAAGAAGAAGCTTCTGGCACAGGCCAGTCTGTGTCTCCTGAAGAGTCCAAAGGCCGAAGACAGCTCAAAGAGGCCATCGGTTATCCAGTGTCCTCCTTCCCCAGACTGTTCAGTGCAAGGCAGTGCCCATAGCTCCGTGGATGATTCCCCACTCCCTCTGTCCTCACCCTCTGGCACGTGCTCACGCAGCCCCTCACCTAATTCACTTTCATCTGACGAATGCTTAACAACGACTGACCCCATCAGCAGctcatccacagacacaaagaaaagGACCcagtcctctgctcctcctccagtaCCCAGCAGGCCTGCATTATGCAAACCTGTGAGCTGTTACCCCACACATCTGGACAACCTTCACCTGCACCATCACCAAGGTGTTCTTCAGGCAAGCCCAAACCAACCCGGTAGCACTTCTGCTGCCAGTAAAAGAGCCTTTCACACCTGGAGCCCTGAGAGCCAAGGGGGGAGTCTTAGGCCCCCTGTTCGAAGACGTCCCATCTTAACCCAGTCCTGGGTGTCCTCAGCTTCTAGTTTCACAAAAGTGATGCCCAAATCCAAGGATGTTTTCTCACCACTGTCCCTCCATCCTTTTTACAAAGCCTTGCCTCCTCCTCATGAGCCAACCTATAAAGTCTATATGAGAAGTGGTCAGGAATTCAATCAGTCCCCCAATAAACTACGAGTGCCTACCTTGCATTTCATAGACAAAAAAGATAAAGGCATGCATGTCTTGTCCAAACCACCTCCCAGCCAGCCGTCTATACAACATCCAGCCACGGGTCTTCAAGTACATTACTCGGGGGCAGAGAACCACCTTAAAGGTCTACCAGGTCAAAATGCAAATCTCTGTCCAACCCACCTGCCCATGCCTCAACTGAACCCACACCAGCCACATCTTATGCCAGCGGTTGCCAGCTTTTCTCCCCAATATGACTTTGCCCTTCAATCATACTCCTATACCCTGCCATTCTGGCAACCCCTGACTGGCCTGTACCCATACCCATCCAACGCTAGACTATGA
- the arid5a gene encoding AT-rich interactive domain-containing protein 5A isoform X3 — protein sequence MEPSPNKETRGPETLDLTDTAEVTSSPDQLESEERAFVDNLYRFMKDRGTPIERIPHLGFKQINLWKIYKAVESLGGYDSVTARRLWKNVYDELGGSPGSTSAATCTRKHYERLVLPFERQLRGEEYKPLPPSKPRKLYKKSPDLKSVKPEAKRRKNKTEREEKTHSKETAHRGHHSQPGTCLHSSPWAFYQDQPHLDCPESQNKFGDPQTTALVVHEPHPPAPLGPTGIISPLEKKKLLAQASLCLLKSPKAEDSSKRPSVIQCPPSPDCSVQGSAHSSVDDSPLPLSSPSGTCSRSPSPNSLSSDECLTTTDPISSSSTDTKKRTQSSAPPPVPSRPALCKPVSCYPTHLDNLHLHHHQGVLQASPNQPGSTSAASKRAFHTWSPESQGGSLRPPVRRRPILTQSWVSSASSFTKVMPKSKDVFSPLSLHPFYKALPPPHEPTYKVYMRSGQEFNQSPNKLRVPTLHFIDKKDKGMHVLSKPPPSQPSIQHPATGLQVHYSGAENHLKGLPGQNANLCPTHLPMPQLNPHQPHLMPAVASFSPQYDFALQSYSYTLPFWQPLTGLYPYPSNARL from the exons ATGGAGCCTTCTCCTAACAAG GAGACCAGAGGGCCTGAAACACTTGACCTTACCGATACAGCTGAGGTGACCTCCAGCCCTGATCAATTAGAATCTGAGGAGAGAGCCTTTGTTGATAACCTTTATCGTTTCATGAAGGATCGAGGCACTCCCATTGAGAGAATACCACATCTTGGCTTTAAACAAA TTAATCTGTGGAAAATCTACAAAGCAGTGGAGTCTCTTGGGGGATATGACTCT GTGACTGCACGGCGCTTGTGGAAGAATGTCTACGATGAACTGGGAGGAAGTCCAGGAAGCACAAGTGCAGCTACTTGTACCCGCAAACACTATGAGAG GCTTGTTCTACCTTTTGAAAGACAgctaagaggagaggagtataAACCCCTTCCCCCATCTAAACCTCGCAAACTGTACAAGAAGAGCCCGGACCTTAAGAGTGTCAAACCTGAGGccaagaggaggaagaacaagactgagagggaagaaaagacaCATTCTAAG GAAACAGCACATCGTGGCCACCACTCTCAGCCAGGGACATGCCTTCACTCCAGTCCCTGGGCATTTTACCAGGACCAACCCCACCTGGATTGCCCAGAATCCCAGAACAAGTTTGGGGATCCTCAGACAACTGCCCTTGTAGTCCATGAGCCTCACCCTCCTGCACCTTTAGGCCCCACTGGGATTATCTCTCCCTTGGAGAAGAAGAAGCTTCTGGCACAGGCCAGTCTGTGTCTCCTGAAGAGTCCAAAGGCCGAAGACAGCTCAAAGAGGCCATCGGTTATCCAGTGTCCTCCTTCCCCAGACTGTTCAGTGCAAGGCAGTGCCCATAGCTCCGTGGATGATTCCCCACTCCCTCTGTCCTCACCCTCTGGCACGTGCTCACGCAGCCCCTCACCTAATTCACTTTCATCTGACGAATGCTTAACAACGACTGACCCCATCAGCAGctcatccacagacacaaagaaaagGACCcagtcctctgctcctcctccagtaCCCAGCAGGCCTGCATTATGCAAACCTGTGAGCTGTTACCCCACACATCTGGACAACCTTCACCTGCACCATCACCAAGGTGTTCTTCAGGCAAGCCCAAACCAACCCGGTAGCACTTCTGCTGCCAGTAAAAGAGCCTTTCACACCTGGAGCCCTGAGAGCCAAGGGGGGAGTCTTAGGCCCCCTGTTCGAAGACGTCCCATCTTAACCCAGTCCTGGGTGTCCTCAGCTTCTAGTTTCACAAAAGTGATGCCCAAATCCAAGGATGTTTTCTCACCACTGTCCCTCCATCCTTTTTACAAAGCCTTGCCTCCTCCTCATGAGCCAACCTATAAAGTCTATATGAGAAGTGGTCAGGAATTCAATCAGTCCCCCAATAAACTACGAGTGCCTACCTTGCATTTCATAGACAAAAAAGATAAAGGCATGCATGTCTTGTCCAAACCACCTCCCAGCCAGCCGTCTATACAACATCCAGCCACGGGTCTTCAAGTACATTACTCGGGGGCAGAGAACCACCTTAAAGGTCTACCAGGTCAAAATGCAAATCTCTGTCCAACCCACCTGCCCATGCCTCAACTGAACCCACACCAGCCACATCTTATGCCAGCGGTTGCCAGCTTTTCTCCCCAATATGACTTTGCCCTTCAATCATACTCCTATACCCTGCCATTCTGGCAACCCCTGACTGGCCTGTACCCATACCCATCCAACGCTAGACTATGA